CACGATGCGTTCGGGATTTTTCGAAACTTCCACCTCTCCGAATATGGTATTCACGATCTTGGTGGCTGCCACAGGCGTTGTTTTCTGAGTTGATTCAGAAGAATTTGAGCCGGCAGCAGATGTTTCCGATGGAGACTGTAGACTAGAGTTTCCCCCTCCGCAAGCTGTAACCAATAAGGCCATACAGAGTAGAAGTGTTGCCATCATATTTTTTCTAGATGTTCTGTTCATGTGATACTCTCCTCTTTTGTTATATTGATAATAATTATCATTATCAATATAACATTGAGAAGTGGACTCAGACATGGACAATCCCCACCTTTTATATGGATTAAACCGAACATCCTCTTCACCAGACAGCTCTTTTTTGAAATGGCTGGGAGAGAGACCGACGTTCTTTTTGAATATACGGTTAAAATAAAACACATCCTCATAGCCTACACTCTGGGAAATCTCACCAATCGAAGCATCCGTGTATTGCAACATATGACACGCTTTGCCAATACGAAGTCCAATTAGATAATCGATCGGGCTGCGCGTCGTCAATTCCTTGAATCTAAGGGCCAGATACTGGGGATTGTAGCAGAACCTCTGCCCTAAAAGCTCCAGCGTCAACGGTTCGTCTAGGTGCTTATGCATATATTGGACTACTTGCTTAACAACTTCTGTAGGAAGGAGATCAACTCCTAACTGCTGTTTTTGCTGAAGCATTTCCAGAATAAATTGATAGAACAGCGTTTTCACCAATAATTTATCCTTCTCCGTCGATTCGCTCCATGCCTCTTCCATTCGCAGCATTATCTGATAGAGCCCTACAGGCTGTGCGGGAGCAAATGCAAACATTTGCTGAGACGGGGGAATTTCACCCTTGTTCAGAAAATATCTTCGGCGGAGCGAAAATTCGCCACGATAAAGCACCAAATAATATTCCAGATATTCCGTTGCTTCAATATCCAGCCTCATACCCTTGCAGCCATGTAAACAATAAAAATGTTCAGCTGGATGAATAAGCCCATCCATCCGTATCTTCGCTTTGCCCCTGTACAGAAATAGAAAAGCACTTGCAGGCAAATGGTAGCCGTTGCTTGATTCTCCCGCAGCAAGTGTATACAGACGGATGTCGGCCAGCTCAATATGTAATTGATTCCAGAGTTTGTACTCTTCTTGCTGCTTCATCGTATGATGAATGCTCCTTCCTATAATCCTTTATTTATGCACCTTTCTCAAGAAGCTTCAAGCCCTCACTTCCCTGACGTTCTTCTTCAACAACACAACCCCACCCATCATTAATGGCAATACTCTTGGGACTAAGTTAACAGGAGATTCCTATCTCCTTCCAAATTCCATTGACAAATTACACCATAGTTGATTGTCTCTCCATTATAAACACCAGTTGTTTAGTCAACAAGTGATTCTCTATAACCCACAGTTTTAAGCTTCTTTCGCACAAGCAATAGAATGAGTATATTGTCGCTCAAACAGTCATTGAAAATTTAAGATTTTCCAATAACTTTGACATAGGACATCTTCCACTACTCAACATGCCGCCTCTGGGTGACTGTGTTTTGCTCAAAATACTCTACTTGGTAACCATGGACATGACTCGAAAATGGACATTCCGTGTCCAAAACTAGGGGCAGATGCTGCTTCAACTCTCTGTATTTTTCCT
Above is a window of Paenibacillus uliginis N3/975 DNA encoding:
- a CDS encoding AraC family transcriptional regulator; amino-acid sequence: MKQQEEYKLWNQLHIELADIRLYTLAAGESSNGYHLPASAFLFLYRGKAKIRMDGLIHPAEHFYCLHGCKGMRLDIEATEYLEYYLVLYRGEFSLRRRYFLNKGEIPPSQQMFAFAPAQPVGLYQIMLRMEEAWSESTEKDKLLVKTLFYQFILEMLQQKQQLGVDLLPTEVVKQVVQYMHKHLDEPLTLELLGQRFCYNPQYLALRFKELTTRSPIDYLIGLRIGKACHMLQYTDASIGEISQSVGYEDVFYFNRIFKKNVGLSPSHFKKELSGEEDVRFNPYKRWGLSMSESTSQCYIDNDNYYQYNKRGEYHMNRTSRKNMMATLLLCMALLVTACGGGNSSLQSPSETSAAGSNSSESTQKTTPVAATKIVNTIFGEVEVSKNPERIVAIQYLSSLLAVKANAIGSTTRIMDNPYFSGLTDNIEIVGSSGSDVSFEKLIDLNPDLIVVMTSDEGEYKKYSKIAPTIAIPYGNFSSIEEEVKFFGDLLGREEEATTWISDYTARIAAANAKVQAVIPSDATFSIMQETDKSLSIYGSEFGRGGQAIYGNLGRISPPSYDEALLKEKYKDTSIELLDQYAGDYIILTTERSLEELRKDPIWGQLEAVKNDRLYAWSNTRSYFIDPLSVLMQTEELAEWLTNAPQKN